The Miscanthus floridulus cultivar M001 chromosome 17, ASM1932011v1, whole genome shotgun sequence genome has a window encoding:
- the LOC136517478 gene encoding large ribosomal subunit protein eL36x-like yields MAPPQPKSGLFVGINKGHVVTKRELPPRPSHRKGKATKRVSMVRGLIREVAGFAPYEKRITELLKVGKDKRALKVAKRKLGTHKRAKKKREEMAGVLRKMRSAGTHTDKKK; encoded by the exons ATGGCGCCGCCGCAGCCGAAGTCGGGCCTCTTCGTGGGCATCAACAAGGGCCATGTCGTCACCAAGCGCGAGCTGCCTCCACGCCCGTCCCACCGCAAGGGG AAAGCAACGAAGAGGGTGTCCATGGTCAGGGGCCTGATCAGAGAGGTTGCTGGGTTTGCTCCGTATGAGAAGCGTATCACTGAGCTTCTGAAGGTTGGCAAGGACAAGCGTGCTCTGAAGGTCGCCAAGAGAAAGCTTGGAACTCACAAGAGGGcaaagaagaagagagaggagaTGGCGGGTGTCCTCAGGAAGATGAG ATCGGCTGGTACGCACACTGACAAGAAGAAATAG